A stretch of Telopea speciosissima isolate NSW1024214 ecotype Mountain lineage chromosome 11, Tspe_v1, whole genome shotgun sequence DNA encodes these proteins:
- the LOC122644595 gene encoding transmembrane protein 53-like: MGSMSGILQRPLTAAAAVAVTAVSAVTADLADRFSPTKSSDPCFSSETLNSSYQSSVEEPRSWVSWISVSNLRNLSFVTRVQKPVPSINYPVPYSGFPNASSSWFNSLSTSVASPPVLVTSYQSADLAKAPKASEFIHCSPSSPSEVLYRWHLPDPNAYGASGNSECSFKKSRTVVVLLGWLGAKQKHLKRYADWYTSRGFHAITFTFSMAEILSYQVGEKAEQDIELLANHLAGWLEEEHGKNLVFHTFSNTGWLTYGVILEKFQKQDPTLMGNIRACIVDSAPVAAPDPQVWASGFSAAFLKKQSIATKGLAGADSGVEVSGSGKSEEHKPAVTETALLLVLEKFFEVVLNLPKVNRRLSDVLDLLSSKQPRCPQLYIYSTADRVIPAEAVESFIENQRRAGHEVRACNFLSTPHVDHFRNDPNLYTSQLTKFLEDCACKHSS, encoded by the exons ATGGGTTCCATGTCTGGAATCCTTCAGAGACCTCTAACTGCAGCAGCTGCTGTTGCTGTAACTGCTGTTTCTGCTGTTACTGCTGATCTAGCTGATAGATTCTCTCCTACCAAGTCATCGGATCCTTGTTTCTCCTCAGAAACATTGAATTCTTCTTATCAAAGTTCAGTAGAGGAACCAAGGTCATGGGTTTCTTGGATTTCTGTTTCTAATCTCAGAAACTTGTCATTTGTGACAAGAGTCCAGAAACCTGTACCTAGCATTAACTACCCAGTTCCTTATTCTGGTTTTCCAAATGCTTCGAGTTCATGGTTCAATTCACTTTCGACTTCTGTTGCTTCTCCTCCTGTTCTTGTAACATCGTATCAGTCTGCGGATTTGGCCAAAGCACCGAAGGCATCTGAATTTATACACTGCAGTCCTTCATCACCCTCTGAGGTTCTGTACAGATGGCATTTACCAGACCCAAATGCTTATGGGGCTTCTGGTAATTCAGAATGTTCATTTAAAAAGTCTAGAACGGTGGTTGTTTTACTTGGATGGCTGGGGGCCAAGCAGAAGCATCTGAAGAGATATGCAGATTGGTATACATCAAGGGGGTTCCATGCCATTACCTTTACTTTCTCGATGGCTGAGATCCTCAGTTACCAGGTTGGTGAGAAAGCTGAACAGGACATAGAGTTGCTTGCGAACCATCTAGCTGGTTGGTTAGAGGAAGAACATGGGAAAAATCTCGTATTTCACACTTTTAGCAATACTGGCTGGTTGAC GTATGGGGTTATTCTTGAGAAGTTTCAGAAGCAGGATCCAACTTTAATGGGTAATATTAGGGCTTGCATTGTTGACTCAGCTCCTGTTGCAGCTCCAGACCCGCAG GTCTGGGCTTCTGGTTTTTCTGCTGCATTTTTGAAAAAGCAGAGTATTGCAACAAAAGGACTGGCTGGTGCTGATTCTGGTGTGGAGGTAAGTGGTAGTGGCAAAAGTGAGGAACACAAACCTGCTGTGACTGAAACAGCTTTGCTTCTTGTTTTGGAGAAGTTCTTCGAGGTAGTTCTGAATCTTCCTAAAGTTAACAG GAGGCTTTCTGATGTGCTGGAtctgttatcatcaaaacaaccaAGATGTCCACAGTTATACATCTACAGCACTGCGGATAGGGTTATTCCAGCTGAAGCCGTGGAATCCTTCATCGAGAATCAGCGAAGGGCTGGCCATGAGGTCAGAGCTTGCAATTTTCTCTCTACTCCCCATGTTGATCATTTCAGAAATGATCCAAACCTCTATACTTCTCAGCTCACAAAGTTTTTGGAAGATTGTGCTTGTAAACATTCTTCTTAA